Proteins encoded together in one Microcaecilia unicolor chromosome 3, aMicUni1.1, whole genome shotgun sequence window:
- the DNASE2 gene encoding deoxyribonuclease-2-alpha — protein MYHLLVLVSLAVCARAGISCYGDSGQPVDWFIVYKLPKHKNLSLNDGMRYMYQDATTGGWKSGKTLMNSTEGAVGRTLQQLYRTRGNQSGNFAYILYNDQPPNGFNPTNGGHTKGIVLLDKAQGFWLVHSTPHFPPIAKEEYSWPKNGLHYGQSFLCITHGYDQFKEIGQQLRYNDIVSYDFSITQSFAQDFPDLVCAAKREHLKTAPWNRQVTLTSLGGKKFISFSKYRQFGDDLYSGWVSQALKVDLLVQFWHNSPGILQSNCTLSYHVYNVEQIAFSQKVNFSSTVDHSKWGVSNSSCPWTCIGDMNRNKKEEQRGGGTVCTSDPQVWKSFHALVFQFSDCSQ, from the exons ATGTACCATCTTCTTGTCCTGGTCAGCCTAGCCGTGTGTGCCAGGGCTGGCATTTCCTGTTATGGTGACAGTGGGCAGCCTGTGGactg GTTTATTGTTTACAAGCTGCCAAAGCATAAAAACCTTTCACTGAATGATGGGATGAGATACATGTACCAGGATGCTACGACCGGTGGCTGGAAGAGTGGCAAGACTCTCATGAACAGTACAGAAGGGGCAGTGGGAAGGACCTTGCAGCAACTCTACAGGACTAGAGGGAACCAG AGTGGAAATTTTGCCTACATACTGTACAATGACCAGCCACCGAATGGCTTCAATCCCACCAATGGTGGACACACAAAAG GTATTGTCCTGCTCGATAAAGCACAAGGATTCTGGTTGGTCCACAGCACACCTCATTTTCCTCCCATAGCAAAGGAAGAATACAGCTGGCCAAAAAACGGGCTGCATTATGGCCAGTCCTTCTTGTGTATAACCCACGGTTATGATCAGTTCAAAGAGATCG GGCAGCAACTCCGGTACAATGACATTGTTTCCTATGACTTCTCCATAACTCAGTCCTTTGCCCAGGATTTCCCTGACCTCGTGTGCGCAGCAAAGAGGGAGCACTTGAAAACAGCTCCGTGGAACCGTCAAGTGACACTCACTTCACTGGGTGGGAAGAAATTCATCAGCTTTTCTAAATACAGGCAGTTTGGTGATG ATCTGTACTCTGGCTGGGTCTCCCAAGCCTTGAAGGTTGATCTACTGGTGCAATTCTGGCACAACTCCCCGGGGATCTTGCAGTCTAACTGCACCCTTTCCTACCATGTCTACAATGTGGAGCAAATTGCCTTCTCTCAGAAAGTTAACTTCTCCTCCACTGTCGATCACTCTAAATGGGGCGTTTCCAACTCTAGCTGCCCCTGGACCTGCATTGGGGACATGAATCGCAACAAGAAGGAGGAGCAGCGGGGAGGGGGCACTGTCTGTACCAGTGACCCCCAGGTTTGGAAGTCCTTTCATGCCCTGGTTTTCCAGTTCAGCGACTGCTCCCAGTGA